Part of the Georgenia sp. TF02-10 genome, CGCCCTGGAGATGGTCCGGGACATCGACGCCGAGACGGTGGACTTCCAGGACAACTACGACGGCCGCAACCGCGAGCCGGTGGTGCTCCCGGCCCGCTTCCCCAACCTGCTGGTCAACGGCTCCGAGGGTATCGCCGTCGGCATGGCCACTCGGATCCCGCCGCACAACCTGCGCGAGGTCGCCGACGGCGTCCAGTGGTTCCTCGCCCACCCCGAGGCCACCAAGGAAGAGCTCCTCGGCGAGCTCATCCTGCGGGTCAAGGGCCCGGACTTCCCCACCGGCGCGACCATCCTGGGCCGGCGCGGCATCGAGGAGATGTACCGCACCGGCCGCGGGTCGATCACCCAGCGCGCCGTCGTCGAGGTCGAGGAGATCGAGGGCCGGCAGTGCCTGGTGGTCTCCGAGCTGCCGTTCCAGGTCAACCCGGACCGGCTCTCCGAGCGGATCGTGGAGGGGGTCCGCGACGGCCGGCTCACCGGCGTCGCCGACATCCGGGACGAGTCCTCGGGGCGCAACGGCCAGCGGCTGGTCATCGTGCTCAAGCGGGACGCCGTCGCCAAGGTGGTGCTGAACAACCTCTACAAGCACACCCAGCTGCAGGACAACTTCCCGGCCAACATGCTCGCCCTGGTCGACGGCGTCCCGCGCACCCTGAGCCTGGACGGGTTCGTCCGGCACTGGGTCAACCACCAGATCGACGTCGTAGTCCGGCGCACCCGGTTCCAGCTGCGCAAGGCCGAGGAGCGCATCCACATCCTGGACGGCCTGCTCAAGGCCCTGGACGCGCTGGACGCGGTGATCGCGCTGATCCGGCGGTCCCCGACGGTGGAGGAGGCCCGCGCCGGGCTGCGCGAGCTGCTGGACATCGACGAGGTCCAGGCCGAGGCCATCCTCACCATGCAGCTGCGCCGCCTGGCCGCCCTGGAGCGGCAGCGGATCCTCGACGACTACCGCGAGCTCGAGGTCCGGATCGCCGCGCTGAAGGAGATCCTCGCCTCCCCCGCCCGGCAGCGGGAGATCGTCGGCGAGGAGCTCGCCACGATCGTGGAGAAGTACGGCGAGGAGCGCCGCACCACGATCCTGCCGTTCGACGGGGAGATGAGCGTGGAGGACCTCATCCCCCAGGAGGACGTGGTCGTGACGATCACCCGCGGCGGGTACGCGAAGCGCACCCGGGTGGACGCCTACCGCTCCCAGCGCCGCGGCGGCAAGGGGGTGCGCGGGGCCCAGCTGCGCGAGGACGACATCGTCGAGCACTTCGGCGTCACCACCACCCACCACTGGCTGCTGTTCTTCACCAACCTGGGCCGGGTCTACCGGGCCAAGGCCTACGAGCTGCCCGAGGGCGGCCGGGACGCCAAGGGCCAGCACGTGGCCAACCTGCTCGCCTTCCAGCCCGGGGAGACGATCGCCCAGGTCGTCTCGCTGCGCGACTACGACCAGGCGGACTACCTGGTCCTGGCCACCCGGCGCGGCCTGGTGAAGAAGACCCGGCTGACCGAGTACGACTCCAGCCGCTCCGGCGGGGTGATCGGGATCAACCTGCGCGCCAACGGCGACGGCGAGCCGGACCAGGTGGTCGCTGCCCGGCTGGTGAACTCCGACGACGACCTGCTGCTCGTCTCCCGCAAGGGCCAGTCGCTGCGGTTCACCGCTGGCGACGAGGCGCTGCGGCCGATGGGCCGGGCCACCTCCGGGGTGACCGGGATGCGGTTTCGCGACGGCGACGAGCTGCTCGCGATGGACGTCGTGCGGGACGACTCCCAGGTCTTCGTCGTCACCGAGGGCGGCTTCGCCAAGCGCACCGCCGCGGCGGAGTACCGCACCCAGGGCCGCGGCGGCCTGGGCATCAAGGTCGCGAACCTGGTCCAGGACCGCGGGGACCTGGTCGGCGCGCTGGTCGTGCGTGCGGACGACGAGGTGCTCGTCATCATGGAGGGCGGCAAGGTGGTCCGCTCCGCCGTCGCCGAGGTCAACCTCACCGGCCGGAATACCCAGGGCGTCACCTTCGCCCGCCCGGACCGGGGCGATCGGATCATCGCCGTCGCCCGCAACGTCGAGCGGCAGGTGGAGGTCGAGGCCAACCTCGTGCCGGAGTCCGCGCAGAGCCCGGCCGAGCCGGTCGAGACCGGCATCGTGCCCGCCGACGGCGGGGTGCCGCCGGAGGAGGTTGGCGACGGCGGTGCGGGGCTGCCGGAGGAGGTGGCCGGTGGCGATGTGGCCCTGCTGGACG contains:
- the gyrA gene encoding DNA gyrase subunit A produces the protein MQRSYLDYAMSVIVSRALPDVRDGLKPVHRRVLYAMYDGGYRPDSSFSKCSRVVGEVMGQYHPHGDAPIYDALVRLVQPWSMRHPLIAGQGNFGSPGNLGAAAPRYTECKMAPIALEMVRDIDAETVDFQDNYDGRNREPVVLPARFPNLLVNGSEGIAVGMATRIPPHNLREVADGVQWFLAHPEATKEELLGELILRVKGPDFPTGATILGRRGIEEMYRTGRGSITQRAVVEVEEIEGRQCLVVSELPFQVNPDRLSERIVEGVRDGRLTGVADIRDESSGRNGQRLVIVLKRDAVAKVVLNNLYKHTQLQDNFPANMLALVDGVPRTLSLDGFVRHWVNHQIDVVVRRTRFQLRKAEERIHILDGLLKALDALDAVIALIRRSPTVEEARAGLRELLDIDEVQAEAILTMQLRRLAALERQRILDDYRELEVRIAALKEILASPARQREIVGEELATIVEKYGEERRTTILPFDGEMSVEDLIPQEDVVVTITRGGYAKRTRVDAYRSQRRGGKGVRGAQLREDDIVEHFGVTTTHHWLLFFTNLGRVYRAKAYELPEGGRDAKGQHVANLLAFQPGETIAQVVSLRDYDQADYLVLATRRGLVKKTRLTEYDSSRSGGVIGINLRANGDGEPDQVVAARLVNSDDDLLLVSRKGQSLRFTAGDEALRPMGRATSGVTGMRFRDGDELLAMDVVRDDSQVFVVTEGGFAKRTAAAEYRTQGRGGLGIKVANLVQDRGDLVGALVVRADDEVLVIMEGGKVVRSAVAEVNLTGRNTQGVTFARPDRGDRIIAVARNVERQVEVEANLVPESAQSPAEPVETGIVPADGGVPPEEVGDGGAGLPEEVAGGDVALLDEPADGGVPGEATDEAVPSTPDEPADDGEDA